AAGCGAACCGTCTCCCCTCGGCGGCCGCGGCAGGAAGCCAGGCCGGCCCGTTGCTCTTTGACATATATGGCAGGTTTGCCAATTCTGGCGGCAGGTCGTTCATATTGTTACCTCCCATCCATCGGGGCGCCGCGTCGCGGCGGCGCCTAGATGCTCGGGACGAATGAACTCCCTCGTTCATATAAAACCTTCCTGCCTTCGCTACCGGAGAGCGGAACGGGGGCCGGCCCCACCGCTCGAAGCGGGGAAATGCTTGGGCTGACCTGTTTTTTTAGTCGATATATTTAATAGATAGAGGGGTTTACGAAATCCCATATTCATTCGATAGGTTGAAATTCATGAAGTATGAAGAGTTCAGGGCCCTCTACGACCGGCTTTGCTCCTACAAGGACGTCAAAGGCCTGTCGGAACAGACCGGCCTTGATGAGGAGCTTCTCAACGTCATCTACACCCAGAGGACGGTGAGGGAAGCCACCAAGCGCCATCACATTATAAAGAGGAACGCTCCCCGCATGTTGCGGGAGTGGAAGTCGGGAAGCAGCCTGCTCAGCGTCGCCCAGAAGTGGAACTTCCCGCCGGTGCTGACCGGGCTCATCCTGTTCCAGGAGAACGGATACTCCAAGAAGGAGTTCTGGAAATACGTGCGAGAGCCTGATTCCATACCCAACCCCCGGCTCAAGAAGGAGATCGTCGAGATAACCGAGGCGGACAGCATATATTCCCCCTGGGGGAACGAGGTCCAGTACAAGCGCGGGGCGTGGGGGGAGACCAAGCTGCAGGAGTGGCTGGCATCCCACAACATCTCCTACCGCACCGAGAAGGACCTGCGGGGCAAGTTCGCCAAGACCCCGGACTGCCTCCTGGACGAGCCGCTGAAAGTGAACGGCTGGACCATCAACTGGATCGAGTCCAAGGCGTCCTTCGGCGATCGCGTGGAGTTCAACAAGAAC
The window above is part of the Methanomassiliicoccus luminyensis B10 genome. Proteins encoded here:
- a CDS encoding C15orf41 family protein; this translates as MKYEEFRALYDRLCSYKDVKGLSEQTGLDEELLNVIYTQRTVREATKRHHIIKRNAPRMLREWKSGSSLLSVAQKWNFPPVLTGLILFQENGYSKKEFWKYVREPDSIPNPRLKKEIVEITEADSIYSPWGNEVQYKRGAWGETKLQEWLASHNISYRTEKDLRGKFAKTPDCLLDEPLKVNGWTINWIESKASFGDRVEFNKNIRGQLAQYVDMFGHGLVVYWFGHVDDMECPPGIEIIDACLCDLACEKAAAGAADFCPEEIPNNSQA